One window of Aerococcus tenax genomic DNA carries:
- the yaaA gene encoding S4 domain-containing protein YaaA, which yields MSDVDIVAIDTEYITLGQLLKALGYIQTGGQAKIYLANYPVFLDGQEEQRRGKKLYPGSVVEFPHEGAIYAIRGASESDPLADHHAP from the coding sequence ATGTCAGACGTAGATATTGTCGCCATCGATACCGAGTATATTACGCTCGGGCAGTTATTGAAGGCACTGGGTTATATCCAAACTGGAGGCCAGGCTAAAATTTACCTGGCCAATTACCCAGTGTTCTTAGACGGTCAGGAGGAACAAAGACGGGGCAAGAAACTTTATCCCGGCTCTGTGGTTGAATTTCCGCATGAAGGAGCCATTTACGCCATTCGAGGGGCTAGCGAAAGCGATCCACTAGCAGATCACCATGCACCTTAA
- the dnaN gene encoding DNA polymerase III subunit beta, translating into MKFTIKRSIFVDHLNNVQRAISSRTTIPILTGIKIAVLDSGIILTGSDSTISIEIYISKEDESNQLSIAETGSIVLPSRFLGDIVKKLPEDQLTLEVQDNLQTVIRSGESVFNLNGTAGSEYPTLPEIDADSTYVLPGHLFKRVVNHTIISVSNQQIRPLFTGVHFILADEQLKAVSTDSHRLSQRIVPLTMPEESQGKALEINIPGQTLTELTRLVDDNEDIEMMVTDNQVLFKIDNVYLYSRLLEGNYPDTDRLLSLDYNTKIKVDAQELVHAVERALILSHQGKNNVVKLSLSQEEAILSGHSSEIGYVKERLSLLSFEGDDLEISFNPDYLREALRSFGGQDVVIRFVNPTHSFILTPSEDEDEFNMVQLITPIRTPGN; encoded by the coding sequence ATGAAATTTACAATTAAACGTTCCATCTTTGTTGATCATTTAAACAATGTCCAACGAGCGATTTCCTCACGGACAACTATTCCGATACTAACCGGAATTAAAATCGCTGTTCTGGATTCAGGAATCATCCTTACTGGTAGTGATTCAACCATTTCGATTGAAATTTATATTTCTAAAGAAGATGAAAGTAACCAGTTATCGATTGCTGAGACAGGGTCTATTGTTCTCCCCTCCCGTTTCCTCGGAGACATTGTCAAAAAATTACCTGAAGACCAACTGACCTTGGAAGTCCAAGATAATTTACAAACCGTTATCCGTTCAGGAGAATCTGTCTTTAACCTTAATGGGACAGCCGGTAGTGAATACCCTACCTTACCTGAGATTGATGCCGATTCGACCTATGTCTTACCGGGCCATCTCTTTAAACGGGTGGTTAACCACACCATTATTTCGGTATCTAACCAACAAATCCGCCCACTCTTTACCGGGGTTCACTTTATCCTGGCCGATGAGCAACTGAAAGCGGTATCAACCGACTCCCACCGGCTCAGTCAACGGATTGTGCCTTTGACCATGCCAGAAGAAAGTCAAGGTAAAGCTTTAGAGATCAATATTCCAGGACAAACCCTGACCGAACTCACCCGCCTAGTGGATGATAATGAAGATATTGAGATGATGGTCACCGATAACCAGGTTCTCTTTAAGATCGATAATGTTTATCTCTATTCCAGACTATTGGAAGGAAACTATCCCGATACCGACCGCTTGTTGAGCTTGGATTACAACACTAAAATTAAAGTTGATGCCCAAGAACTGGTTCATGCGGTAGAACGGGCCTTAATCTTAAGCCACCAAGGCAAGAATAATGTGGTCAAGCTCTCCCTCTCCCAAGAAGAAGCTATTCTTTCCGGTCACTCTTCTGAGATTGGTTATGTTAAGGAAAGACTCAGTCTTTTAAGCTTTGAAGGCGATGACTTGGAAATTTCCTTTAACCCTGACTACTTACGGGAAGCTTTGCGGAGTTTTGGCGGCCAAGATGTGGTCATTCGTTTCGTTAACCCAACCCACTCCTTTATCTTGACCCCAAGTGAAGATGAAGATGAATTTAACATGGTTCAACTCATCACCCCCATCCGGACACCCGGTAATTAA
- the recF gene encoding DNA replication/repair protein RecF (All proteins in this family for which functions are known are DNA-binding proteins that assist the filamentation of RecA onto DNA for the initiation of recombination or recombinational repair.) translates to MHLKSLYLKDFRNYDQVTMDFDPGINVFIGDNAQGKTNLIEAIYMLSLARSHRTAKEREVIRFGADFARIEGRVAKKNGEIPLSLTMTKKGKIAKLNRLQQERLSDYIGAFNVVLFAPEDLELVKGAPQLRRTFIDRELSQMNPTYLYDSSNYQHLLKQRNTYLKQLQRREAHDKLYLNVLTEQLVDFASRMMVQRFQFIQKLEAYAQPIHAQLSMDKECLTLAYQASLTVDETSTVDQLKTELMDKFQSIQDREIEVGSTQIGPQRDDLKLMINDKVVQQYGSQGQQRTTVLSLKLAEIECMHETLGEYPILLLDDVLSELDDQRQTHLLKTIEKKVQTFLTTTSMEGIQADKIDDPDLFTIKAGQVELKE, encoded by the coding sequence ATGCACCTTAAGTCACTTTACTTAAAGGACTTCCGTAATTACGACCAGGTCACCATGGACTTTGATCCAGGAATCAATGTCTTTATCGGCGACAACGCCCAAGGCAAGACTAACCTGATCGAGGCTATTTATATGCTGTCATTGGCCCGGAGTCATCGGACGGCTAAAGAGCGAGAAGTGATCCGCTTTGGGGCGGACTTTGCCCGGATTGAAGGCCGGGTTGCCAAGAAGAATGGGGAGATTCCTTTATCCCTCACCATGACCAAAAAAGGCAAGATCGCTAAACTTAACCGCCTCCAACAAGAGCGTTTGAGTGACTATATCGGTGCCTTCAATGTGGTGCTCTTTGCCCCGGAAGATTTGGAATTGGTCAAGGGTGCTCCCCAATTGCGTCGTACTTTCATTGACCGGGAACTGAGTCAAATGAATCCAACCTACCTCTATGACTCCAGTAATTACCAACACCTGCTCAAGCAGCGCAATACCTATTTGAAGCAGCTGCAGCGGCGAGAAGCCCATGATAAATTGTATTTGAATGTCTTAACCGAACAGTTGGTGGACTTTGCCAGTCGGATGATGGTCCAGCGTTTCCAATTCATTCAGAAATTGGAAGCCTATGCCCAGCCTATCCATGCCCAATTATCCATGGATAAGGAATGTCTGACCCTGGCCTACCAAGCCAGCCTGACTGTCGATGAGACCTCCACGGTGGACCAATTAAAAACCGAGCTCATGGACAAGTTCCAATCTATCCAAGACCGCGAAATTGAAGTGGGCTCTACTCAAATCGGTCCCCAGCGTGATGATTTAAAATTAATGATTAATGATAAAGTCGTTCAACAATACGGGTCCCAAGGCCAACAGCGGACCACGGTTTTGAGTTTGAAGTTGGCAGAAATTGAATGCATGCATGAAACCCTGGGGGAATACCCCATATTATTATTAGATGATGTCTTAAGTGAATTGGACGACCAGCGTCAAACCCATCTGCTGAAAACTATTGAAAAAAAAGTCCAAACCTTCCTGACTACAACCAGTATGGAAGGCATCCAGGCAGATAAGATTGATGATCCTGACCTCTTTACCATTAAGGCGGGTCAGGTGGAATTGAAGGAGTGA
- a CDS encoding FAD-binding oxidoreductase yields the protein MTIERQVDDKYLTTFIHESEAGHAEGMIYPENEEEIVAAVKKAQAEGKKLVTIGGHTALAGGTYPQGEILLNLEKMNQILDLDKETLTLTVEAGVTLNQVRDYLAGSGFFYAPDPGEKRATVAGNAATNAGGMRAIKYGVTRDNIRSMRVVLANGEVINVGSLNNKDSSGYDLKDLFIGSEGTLGIISQLQLKLRVEPKYENSLLIGFEHLEELGPVIYEILHSSVAPTALEMFEHDAITYAEELLGKEMPSKTGQAFLLVTLSGNQEAAIQKDLESLEEIAQNAGALATELLSGEVEKGVWDIRDHILSGIYKAGPMRLDDPVVPVNKITQAINKSKEIADDLGIASTFFGHAGDGNIHICLMKKKLSDQEWEDRLHQYDLRLYDFLAENGGLPSGEHGIGLERVKFMPIFFSETELNTMKAIKKALDPNNLLNPGRVIEIEE from the coding sequence ATGACAATTGAAAGACAAGTTGACGACAAATATCTCACTACCTTTATCCATGAATCAGAAGCCGGCCATGCGGAAGGGATGATCTATCCTGAAAATGAAGAAGAAATCGTTGCAGCCGTCAAGAAAGCCCAAGCTGAAGGGAAAAAACTCGTGACCATTGGTGGGCACACGGCTCTGGCTGGTGGCACCTATCCTCAAGGTGAAATCCTCTTAAATCTGGAAAAAATGAATCAAATCCTCGACCTCGATAAGGAAACCTTGACTTTGACCGTGGAAGCGGGCGTCACCCTCAACCAAGTCCGTGATTATTTAGCCGGTAGTGGTTTCTTCTATGCTCCTGACCCTGGTGAAAAACGGGCCACCGTAGCGGGGAATGCGGCGACCAATGCTGGTGGGATGCGGGCCATTAAATATGGAGTGACCCGGGACAATATCCGTTCCATGCGGGTGGTTTTAGCCAATGGTGAAGTGATTAATGTGGGCAGCTTGAATAATAAGGATTCCTCAGGCTACGACTTGAAGGACCTCTTCATCGGTTCAGAAGGGACCTTGGGCATTATCAGTCAATTACAATTGAAATTGCGGGTAGAACCTAAATATGAGAACTCCCTCTTAATCGGTTTCGAACACTTAGAAGAACTAGGACCGGTCATTTATGAAATTTTGCATTCCTCTGTGGCCCCTACCGCCCTGGAAATGTTTGAACACGATGCCATCACCTACGCTGAGGAACTGCTCGGTAAGGAAATGCCAAGTAAAACGGGCCAAGCCTTCCTCTTAGTTACCCTCAGTGGTAACCAGGAAGCGGCCATTCAAAAAGATCTGGAAAGCTTGGAAGAAATCGCTCAAAATGCGGGGGCTTTAGCGACTGAGCTCTTAAGTGGCGAAGTGGAAAAAGGCGTTTGGGACATCCGTGACCATATCCTCTCAGGAATTTATAAGGCAGGCCCCATGCGTTTAGATGACCCTGTCGTTCCGGTCAATAAGATCACCCAAGCCATCAATAAATCCAAAGAGATTGCCGATGACTTAGGGATTGCCTCGACTTTCTTTGGCCATGCCGGGGATGGTAATATTCATATCTGCCTCATGAAGAAGAAACTCAGTGACCAAGAATGGGAAGACCGACTCCACCAATATGACCTCCGCCTTTATGACTTTTTAGCTGAAAACGGCGGCCTCCCTTCTGGAGAACATGGGATTGGTCTCGAACGGGTGAAATTCATGCCCATCTTCTTCTCTGAAACGGAATTAAATACCATGAAAGCCATTAAAAAAGCCCTCGACCCCAATAACCTCCTCAATCCAGGCCGGGTTATTGAAATTGAAGAGTAA